One part of the Archangium lipolyticum genome encodes these proteins:
- a CDS encoding glutathione S-transferase family protein, with protein MIDLYTWATPNGWKVSVTLEELGLPYTVHPVDIGKGEQKQPWFLKINPNGRIPAIVDREEGDFAVFESGAIMLYLAEKTGKLLPTDRKGRSRVTQWLMFQMAGVGPMQGQANVFFRYFPEKIPAAIERYQNETRRLYTVLDTRLGESEYLAGDYSIADIANWAWVRIHGWAGVSVDGLPNLQRWLAAIEQRPAAQKGVTVPHVQKLDTSADQTQAIKSAQNIVQR; from the coding sequence ATGATCGACCTGTACACCTGGGCGACGCCCAATGGTTGGAAGGTATCCGTCACGCTGGAGGAGCTGGGGCTGCCCTACACGGTGCACCCGGTGGACATCGGCAAGGGCGAGCAGAAGCAGCCCTGGTTCCTGAAGATCAATCCCAACGGGCGCATCCCGGCCATCGTGGACCGCGAGGAGGGAGACTTCGCGGTGTTCGAGTCGGGGGCCATCATGCTGTACCTCGCGGAGAAGACGGGGAAGCTGCTGCCGACGGATCGGAAGGGGCGCTCGCGGGTGACGCAGTGGCTGATGTTCCAGATGGCGGGCGTGGGCCCGATGCAGGGACAGGCCAACGTCTTCTTCCGCTACTTCCCGGAGAAGATTCCGGCGGCCATCGAGCGCTACCAGAACGAGACGCGGCGGCTCTACACGGTGCTGGATACCCGGCTCGGGGAGAGCGAGTACCTGGCGGGGGACTACAGCATCGCCGACATCGCGAACTGGGCCTGGGTGCGCATCCACGGATGGGCGGGCGTGTCCGTCGACGGGCTGCCGAACCTGCAACGCTGGCTGGCGGCCATCGAGCAGCGGCCCGCGGCCCAGAAGGGTGTGACCGTGCCGCACGTGCAGAAGCTCGACACGTCCGCCGACCAGACCCAGGCCATCAAGAGCGCGCAGAACATCGTGCAGCGGTGA
- a CDS encoding SDR family NAD(P)-dependent oxidoreductase, whose amino-acid sequence MAEMNYRTALITGASSGLGRGLALWFARRGVKVYAAARRRENLEALANEARAAGATVDPIELDVANADTTLARIRELDDSCGGLDLIVANAGAGIETNARRIKWEVVKQLIDVNVTGAAATLCAVLPRMVERKRGHVVGVASLAAYRGLGRNAAYSASKAYLSTFMESLRVDLKGTGVRVSCIYPGFVKSEMTAQNKFPMPFLLETEEAVEMMGKAILRGEAEYAFPWQTAGAMGLLKWMPNALFDATMRKMR is encoded by the coding sequence ATGGCGGAGATGAATTATCGGACAGCGCTGATCACGGGGGCCTCGAGTGGCCTGGGACGCGGGCTGGCGCTCTGGTTCGCCCGGCGCGGCGTCAAGGTGTACGCCGCAGCCCGGCGCCGCGAGAACCTGGAGGCGCTCGCCAACGAGGCCCGCGCGGCCGGCGCCACCGTGGATCCCATTGAGCTGGACGTCGCCAACGCGGACACCACCCTCGCGCGCATCCGTGAGCTGGATGATTCCTGCGGCGGGCTGGATCTGATCGTCGCCAACGCCGGCGCCGGCATCGAGACCAACGCCCGGCGCATCAAGTGGGAAGTGGTGAAGCAGCTCATCGACGTCAACGTCACCGGCGCCGCCGCCACCCTCTGTGCCGTGCTCCCGCGCATGGTGGAGCGCAAGCGCGGACACGTCGTGGGCGTGGCCAGCCTCGCCGCGTACCGGGGCCTGGGGCGCAACGCCGCCTACTCCGCCTCCAAGGCCTACCTCTCCACCTTCATGGAGAGCCTGCGCGTGGACCTCAAGGGCACCGGCGTGCGCGTCTCCTGCATCTACCCCGGCTTCGTGAAGAGCGAGATGACCGCCCAGAACAAGTTCCCCATGCCCTTCCTCCTGGAGACGGAGGAGGCCGTGGAGATGATGGGCAAGGCCATCCTCCGAGGGGAGGCCGAGTACGCCTTCCCCTGGCAGACGGCGGGCGCCATGGGCCTGCTCAAGTGGATGCCCAACGCCCTCTTCGACGCCACCATGCGCAAGATGCGCTGA